One genomic region from Sulfolobales archaeon encodes:
- a CDS encoding PrpF domain-containing protein, translating into MPLKGIPCVIMRGGTSKGLFFKREDLPADEKKRDEIIMKIFGSGDPMQIDGLGGSHTHTSKVMIVWRSNIPGVDVEYLFGQVGIERRFIDWSGNCGNLTSAVAPFSIDEGLVKATGSKTLVRMYNVNTGKRIDAIVPTKDGMTDYEGDYMIDGVPNPGSRIDVIWHEPGGSHTGKLLPTGNPVDKIVVGGRTYEVSIVDAGNPAVFIRARDLGLTGAEMPGDISRETLDRLEAIRSKAAEIIGLVDRAEDATIKSPHFPFIAIIGEKKDYRAADGRIISKEKYTVLARLFSMQKMHHAYPVTGAICTAAAAKIPGTIVNQLSEDRGDIVIIGHPKGIIDLKVDARPSGESVHINSVTVGRTARRLMAGIAYYIE; encoded by the coding sequence ATGCCGTTAAAAGGTATACCCTGTGTTATCATGAGGGGCGGGACTAGTAAGGGGCTTTTCTTCAAGAGAGAGGATCTTCCAGCTGATGAGAAGAAGCGGGATGAAATCATAATGAAGATCTTTGGTAGTGGAGATCCTATGCAGATAGATGGGCTAGGAGGATCCCACACCCATACGAGCAAGGTGATGATTGTTTGGAGAAGCAACATACCTGGAGTCGATGTTGAATATCTATTCGGCCAAGTTGGTATAGAGAGGAGGTTTATAGATTGGAGTGGGAATTGTGGAAATCTGACATCTGCGGTAGCACCGTTCTCAATAGATGAGGGCTTGGTCAAAGCAACGGGTTCTAAAACCCTGGTGAGGATGTATAATGTAAATACCGGGAAGAGGATTGACGCTATAGTCCCAACCAAGGATGGGATGACCGATTATGAGGGGGATTATATGATCGATGGTGTTCCAAACCCAGGGTCTAGAATAGATGTAATATGGCATGAGCCAGGGGGCTCACATACAGGGAAGCTCCTGCCAACAGGCAACCCTGTTGATAAGATAGTAGTTGGTGGGAGAACATATGAGGTCTCTATAGTTGATGCAGGTAATCCAGCTGTCTTTATAAGGGCTAGAGACCTCGGTCTCACAGGGGCCGAGATGCCTGGCGATATAAGCAGAGAGACTCTAGATAGGCTAGAGGCTATAAGATCTAAGGCTGCGGAGATCATAGGGCTAGTAGATAGAGCAGAGGATGCAACCATAAAGAGCCCCCACTTCCCATTCATAGCAATTATAGGTGAGAAGAAAGACTACAGAGCAGCCGATGGAAGGATCATATCCAAAGAAAAATATACAGTCCTTGCAAGGCTATTCTCAATGCAGAAGATGCACCACGCATACCCAGTAACAGGGGCTATATGTACAGCAGCCGCAGCCAAAATCCCCGGGACAATCGTTAACCAGCTCTCCGAGGATAGAGGAGATATTGTGATAATAGGCCATCCCAAGGGAATCATAGATCTTAAGGTAGATGCAAGGCCCTCGGGGGAGAGTGTCCACATAAACAGCGTCACAGTAGGGAGAACAGCCAGAAGACTCATGGCCGGCATAGCATATTACATAGAATAA
- a CDS encoding MmgE/PrpD family protein, with protein sequence MERRSLAQVISEFIYNLSYSDIPSSVIEKAKIHILDLMGIMMAMHSDENVKKVVNMVRALGGSEESVVIGHGFRVAAASAVIANASMAHSADYDDTHLEPIIHPSCVAIPTALAMGEAMDIDGKRFVEAVVASYEVSIRIALAAGRKLHERGFHPTSVVGVFGAVAASSKILNLDPSKILNALGIAGSMASGIMQGHREGIWLKPLHPAIASHNGILASLLAMNGVEGPKMVLEGEWGFFRSYLWGEEPVFGRVVEDLGVRWETLNIAIKPYPVGHAAVAPIDTAIMLREKYGVGLSDIKELIFYLPKTAIDLVCEPWEKRIRPRNPYEAKFSVPFLAIIAIKKGWVGLRDFTWENIGDEELLKYTGKVKCIHDPEYDRLAREAVIPARAKLLTTDGRAYEEEVINHRGSPKNPFTWGDEEKKFYENIANTKFAHIGRDFVDAIKSIERHSIRYIANMLY encoded by the coding sequence TTGGAGAGGAGGTCATTGGCTCAGGTGATCTCAGAATTCATATATAATCTAAGCTATAGCGATATACCCTCTAGCGTCATAGAGAAGGCGAAGATACATATTCTAGATCTCATGGGTATAATGATGGCGATGCATAGTGATGAGAACGTTAAAAAAGTTGTTAATATGGTAAGGGCTCTAGGGGGATCTGAGGAAAGCGTGGTTATAGGTCATGGCTTTAGAGTTGCTGCAGCCAGCGCTGTGATAGCGAATGCCTCTATGGCCCATAGCGCTGACTATGATGATACGCATTTAGAGCCTATAATACATCCAAGCTGTGTCGCTATCCCCACAGCCCTTGCTATGGGAGAGGCGATGGATATAGATGGTAAAAGGTTTGTCGAGGCTGTTGTAGCTTCTTATGAGGTTAGCATTAGAATAGCGCTCGCAGCAGGTAGAAAGCTCCATGAGAGAGGCTTTCACCCAACATCGGTAGTCGGTGTATTTGGAGCTGTGGCTGCCTCATCAAAGATCTTAAACCTAGATCCCTCGAAGATCTTAAACGCCCTTGGGATTGCCGGTAGCATGGCATCTGGGATTATGCAGGGACATAGAGAGGGTATCTGGTTAAAACCCCTCCACCCAGCTATAGCATCGCATAACGGGATCCTAGCATCTCTATTGGCTATGAATGGTGTTGAGGGCCCTAAAATGGTTTTAGAGGGTGAATGGGGCTTCTTCAGATCATATCTCTGGGGGGAGGAGCCTGTTTTCGGTAGAGTAGTAGAGGATCTAGGGGTTAGGTGGGAGACTCTCAACATAGCTATAAAGCCATACCCGGTTGGACATGCCGCCGTAGCCCCGATCGACACTGCTATCATGTTGAGGGAGAAATATGGTGTAGGGTTATCAGATATAAAGGAGCTGATATTCTATTTACCAAAAACAGCTATAGATCTTGTATGTGAGCCATGGGAGAAAAGAATAAGACCTAGAAACCCCTATGAAGCCAAGTTCAGCGTGCCATTTCTAGCCATAATCGCTATTAAAAAGGGCTGGGTGGGGCTTAGAGACTTCACCTGGGAGAATATTGGGGATGAAGAGCTCCTCAAATATACAGGCAAGGTCAAATGTATCCATGACCCTGAATACGATAGACTAGCTCGAGAAGCAGTTATACCGGCTAGGGCTAAGCTGCTAACAACCGATGGGAGGGCATATGAAGAGGAGGTTATAAACCACAGAGGATCTCCTAAGAACCCCTTCACATGGGGTGATGAGGAGAAGAAGTTCTATGAAAACATAGCAAATACAAAGTTCGCCCACATAGGCAGAGACTTTGTGGATGCTATTAAGAGCATTGAGAGACATAGTATTAGATATATAGCTAATATGCTTTATTAA
- a CDS encoding extracellular solute-binding protein → MSRPGGVIYAIMVVLIVIAGVAGFLAGQMTTPSKAPQTATSWATATQMVTYTQVITAQQAITAIQTQTRTASQEEILAPIVEAAKKEGKLVIYSTLDRPSAEPLLNAFKAKYPFIDIQYVELNTIQLYNRYISERAAGAPTADILWSAGPDLQYLLIQNGSAQPYRLTIYDRIPEAAKYRDLAYVSSYTLIAPIYNSEKIPASLYPKSFSDLLSILTERKDLFPPRSIVAFNIEQSSLGLVFTYYQYKADPDLIQRLFKAASSIGIILQASTGPQIEMVKTGQAYISLSLIANYAFREARNDTRIGVFIPSDLAVLVPRVMFITKEARNPNAAKLFMEFVFSDEGQKALAASSEVVVTIDNPYYPQLSIKYLQANVRKLMIVRFGDGILDELLKSDVRSSFISTWKSWLGIG, encoded by the coding sequence ATGAGTAGGCCGGGGGGAGTTATATATGCTATTATGGTAGTTTTGATCGTTATAGCCGGGGTAGCCGGTTTTCTAGCAGGGCAGATGACAACACCTAGCAAGGCTCCCCAAACAGCTACCTCATGGGCTACAGCTACGCAGATGGTTACATATACACAGGTTATCACGGCTCAACAGGCTATAACAGCTATACAGACACAGACGCGAACTGCTAGTCAGGAAGAGATATTAGCACCTATAGTGGAGGCAGCTAAGAAAGAGGGTAAACTAGTGATCTATAGCACGCTTGATAGGCCGAGTGCGGAGCCTCTTCTAAATGCTTTTAAGGCTAAGTATCCATTCATAGATATACAGTATGTAGAGTTAAACACGATACAGCTCTACAATAGATATATTAGTGAGAGGGCAGCGGGAGCCCCTACAGCTGATATTCTGTGGTCAGCAGGTCCTGATCTACAGTATCTGCTTATCCAAAATGGTAGTGCTCAGCCGTATAGATTGACTATATATGATAGGATACCTGAGGCAGCAAAATACAGAGATCTAGCATATGTCTCTTCCTACACATTAATAGCCCCTATATATAACTCGGAGAAGATCCCGGCGAGCCTATATCCCAAGTCATTCTCGGATCTCTTGAGCATATTAACAGAGAGAAAAGATCTATTTCCTCCGAGATCTATCGTAGCATTTAATATAGAGCAGAGCTCTCTAGGCCTTGTATTCACATACTACCAATACAAGGCAGATCCAGATCTGATCCAGAGGTTATTTAAGGCCGCATCATCAATAGGCATCATACTCCAGGCATCGACAGGCCCACAGATAGAGATGGTGAAGACAGGACAGGCATATATATCCCTCAGCCTAATAGCTAACTACGCATTTAGAGAGGCTAGAAACGACACTAGGATCGGGGTCTTTATACCCTCAGATCTAGCAGTCCTAGTACCCAGGGTTATGTTCATAACCAAGGAGGCTAGAAACCCCAATGCAGCTAAGCTCTTCATGGAATTCGTCTTCTCCGACGAGGGACAAAAAGCCCTTGCTGCCTCTTCCGAAGTTGTTGTAACGATAGATAATCCCTATTACCCCCAGCTCTCAATAAAATACCTACAGGCTAATGTGAGAAAATTAATGATCGTTAGATTCGGCGATGGAATCCTAGATGAGCTTCTAAAATCCGATGTTAGAAGCAGCTTCATATCTACATGGAAAAGCTGGCTCGGAATAGGGTAG